From one Lemur catta isolate mLemCat1 chromosome 5, mLemCat1.pri, whole genome shotgun sequence genomic stretch:
- the ZBED8 gene encoding protein ZBED8, producing MSKKRKWDDDYVRYWFTCTTEVDGTQRPQCVLCNSVFSNADLRPSKLSDHFNRQHGGVAGHDLNSLKHMPAPSDQSETLKAFGVASHEDALLQASYQFAYLCAKEKNPHTIAEKLVKPCALEIAQIVLGPDAQKKLQQVPLSDDVIHSRIDEMSQDILQQVLEDIKASPLKVGIQLAETTDMDDCSQLMAFVRYVKEREIIEEFLFCEPLQLTMKGTDVFNLFRDFFLKHKIALDVCGSVCTDGASSMLGENSEFVACVKKEAPHIMITHCLLNPHALVVKTLPTKLRDALFTVARVINFIKGRAPNHRLFQAFFEEIGVEYNVLLFHTEMRWLSRGQILAHIFEMYEEINQFLHHQSSNLVDVFENKEFKIHLAYLADLFKHLNELSASMQRTGMNTVSAREKLSAFVRKFPFWQKRIEKKNFTNFPFLEEIIVSDNEGVFIAAEITLHLQQLSNFFHGYFSVGDLDEASKWILDPFLFNLDFVSDGYLMKNDLAELRASGQILMEFETMKLEDFWCAQFTVFPNLAKTALEILTPFATTYLCELGFSSLLHFKTKSRSCFNLSDDIRVAISKKVPRFSDIIEQKLHLQQKSL from the coding sequence ATGTCGAAGAAACGCAAATGGGATGATGACTATGTTCGTTACTGGTTCACCTGTACAACAGAGGTTGATGGAACTCAGCGCCCACAGTGTGTATTGTGTAACTCAGTATTTTCAAATGCTGACCTCAGGCCATCAAAACTGTCAGACCATTTTAACAGACAGCATGGTGGTGTAGCTGGGCATGATCTCAATAGCCTGAAGCATATGCCCGCACCATCTGATCAGAGTGAAACCTTGAAAGCATTTGGAGTTGCATCTCATGAGGATGCCTTATTACAAGCATCATATCAGTTTGCATATTTATGCGCCAAGGAGAAGAATCCTCATACAATAGCTGAGAAATTAGTGAAACCCTGTGCATTGGAAATAGCACAAATAGTTTTGGGACCAGATGCACAAAAGAAGCTTCAGCAGGTACCCTTATCAGATGATGTGATCCATTCTAGAATTGATGAAATGAGCCAGGATATCTTACAGCAAGTTCTAGAAGATATCAAAGCCAGTCCTCTTAAAGTGGGTATTCAGCTTGCTGAGACAACGGACATGGATGACTGCAGTCAGCTAATGGCATTTGTGCGATatgtaaaagaaagagagatcATAGAAGAATTCCTGTTCTGTGAACCATTGCAGTTAACCATGAAAGGGACAGATGTGTTCAATCTCTTCAGAGATTTCTTTTTGAAGCATAAGATAGCACTTGATGTATGTGGCTCTGTTTGTACTGATGGTGCCTCCTCTATGCTAGGAGAAAATTCAGAATTTGTTGCCTGTGTGAAAAAAGAGGCTCCTCATATCATGATCACACATTGTTTGTTGAATCCTCACGCACTTGTCGTAAAGACATTGCCTACAAAATTGAGGGATGCTCTGTTTACTGTGGCAAGGGTAATAAATTTCATCAAAGGGCGAGCTCCAAATCATCGACTGTTTCAGgctttctttgaagaaattgGTGTAGAATATAATGTCCTCCTTTTCCATACTGAAATGAGGTGGCTTTCCCGAGGCCAAATACTTGctcatatttttgaaatgtatgaagaaataaatcagtTTCTTCACCACCAAAGCAGTAATTTAGTTGAtgtctttgaaaataaagaatttaaaattcatcTAGCATACCTTGCAGATTTATTCAAACACCTAAATGAACTTAGCGCCTCTATGCAAAGGACTGGGATGAACACAGTATCAGCTAGGGAGAAGTTATCTGCTTTTGTTAGGAAGTTTCCATTTTGGCAAAAAcgaattgagaaaaaaaattttaccaactttccttttcttgaagaaataattgtttcAGATAATGAAGGAGTATTCATTGCAGCTGAAATAACACTGCATCTGCAACAGTTGAGCAACTTCTTCCATGGATATTTTTCTGTTGGAGATCTTGATGAGGCAAGTAAATGGATCCTGGatccatttctttttaatcttgaTTTTGTCAGTGATggttatttaatgaaaaatgatctTGCTGAATTACGAGCTAGTGGCCAAATCCTAATGGAATTTGAGACAATGAAGCTTGAGGATTTTTGGTGTGCTCAATTCACAGTGTTTCCAAACCTGGCAAAGACAGCTCTAGAAATACTTACACCATTTGCAACTACATACCTTTGTGAGTTGGGATTTTCAtcacttttacattttaaaacaaagtccAGAAGCTGCTTTAATCTGAGTGATGACATTCGTGTGGCTATTTCAAAAAAAGTTCCTCGTTTCTCAGACATCATTGAACAAAAGCTACATCTACAGCAGAAGTCACTGTAA